A window of the Henckelia pumila isolate YLH828 chromosome 3, ASM3356847v2, whole genome shotgun sequence genome harbors these coding sequences:
- the LOC140891074 gene encoding galacturonokinase isoform X1: MGEVSWPSESELNFIKTKVADMSGRDAREVRVVVSPYRICPLGAHIDHQGGTVSAMTINKGILLGFVPSNDSQVVIQSGQFKGEVRFCVDEMQLPKNAIKLNNSGQQNGPGPGPGEECNWGNYARGALYALQKSGNHVKWGIIGFIYGAEGLDSSGLSSSAAVGVAYLLAFESSNNLTVDPEENIEYDRLIENEYLGLKNGILDQSAILLSSYGCLTCMNCKTKEHKLVRAPEMNSRCKIGMNKKLKILLAFSGLKQALTTNPGYNRRVAECQEAARILLQASGNQGVEPRLSNVESEVYEQHKCKLDPILAKRAEHYFSENNRVLNGFDSWASGNLEEFGKLISASGLSSIQNYECGSGPLIQLYEILAKAPGVYGARFSGAGFRGCCIAFVDANRALEAASFVEKEYTILQPKLASQINEGKVVLICDAGDCARVI, encoded by the exons TTAAATTTTATTAAGACAAAGGTTGCTGATATGTCTGGTAGAGATGCCAGAGAGGTCAGAGTTGTTGTATCCCCTTATAGGATTTGTCCTCTAGGTGCTCATATTGACCACCAG GGCGGGACTGTTTCAGCTATGACAATTAATAAGGGTATACTTCTAGGATTTGTTCCATCCAATGATTCTCAG GTTGTGATACAATCAGGACAGTTCAAAGGCGAAGTTAGGTTCTG CGTAGATGAAATGCAGCTGCCAAAGAATgctatcaaattaaataattcaggCCAACAAAATGGTCCTGGTCCTGGTCCTGGGGAGGAATGTAACTGGGGAAATTATGCTAGAGGAGCACTTTATGCTTTACAGAAGAGTGGCAACCATGTTAAATGG GGTATTATTGGATTTATTTATGGTGCTGAGGGGCTAGACAGTTCAGGCCTTAGTTCTTCTGCAGCT GTTGGTGTGGCATATCTGCTGGCTTTTGAAAGTTCAAATAACCTtacagttgacccagaagaaaaTATTGAATATGATAG GCTGATTGAAAATGAATATCTAGGATTGAAAAATGGCATACTCGATCAGTCAGCCATACTGCTTTCAAGCTATGGATGTTTAACTTGTATGAACTGCAAG ACCAAAGAACACAAACTCGTACGGGCTCCAGAAATGAATAGTCGATGTAAAATTGGGATGAACAAGAAACTCAAGATTTTGCTGGCATTTTCAGGCTTAAAGCAGGCATTGACAACTAATCCTGGATACAATCGACGAGTGGCAGAATGTCAAGAAGCTGCAAGAATTCTCCTTCA GGCTTCAGGAAATCAAGGAGTAGAGCCTCGATTATCAAACG TTGAGTCAGAAGTTTATGAACAACACAAG TGCAAATTGGATCCCATTCTTGCTAAAAGAGCAGAACACTATTTCTCAGAGAACAATCGAGTTTTAAATG GGTTTGACTCTTGGGCTTCTGGGAATCTTGAGGAATTTGGAAAACTAATCTCTGCATCCGGTTTGAGTTCTATACAGAACTACGAATGTG GTAGCGGACCGCTTATTCAGTTATACGAGATTCTGGCGAAGGCCCCAGGAGTGTATGGAGCTCGATTTAGTGGAGCAGGATTTCGGGGCTGCTGCATTGCATTTGTGGACGCTAATCGTGCCTTGGAAGCGGCATCATTTGTTGAGAAAGAGTATACGATTCTTCAGCCAAAGCTGGCTAGCCAGATCAACGAAGGCAAGGTTGTCTTGATATGTGATGCTGGTGATTGCGCTCGTGTAATTTGA
- the LOC140888466 gene encoding SART-1 family protein DOT2 isoform X1: MRVEDDTPTRERWTGDYDDQEGNVPEENPDLGKQRSKDNNKNHGHREEKDYKSKSSKEREKEDKDSASSKIRRKDRDERVKVEVRDRVMEKDVDREKRREKERDKERGDRGKEKKLERRRENDLERDGDRGGDTERGHEKIRDKDKDREKERDRAKDKEREKQKDREREKDNGRDRFKEADERDKGKEKNREKEKQTAQEKDRVRERGRSDRRQKDGGRERSQGVEEDIVNHVQDHQPTTEVNNPDDENDSKILQHQQNADAELVAAVPLESSNLKERISLMKAERLNKSSEGDSEVSSWVIRSRKIEQKRISEKERALQLSKVFEEQDNMNDEESDDEKIMQHTSEDLGGVKILHGLDKVLEGGAVVLTLKDQNILVDSDINQEVDTLENVEIGEQKRRDEAYRAGKKKTGVYDEKFDDESGGPKKMLPQYDDPVTEEGITLDSSGRFTGEAERKLEELRKRIQGVPTSNLSENLNSIGKTSTDYYTEEEIIKFKKPKKKKSLRKKVKLDIDALEAEAISSGLGAGDLGSRSDGRIQNLREEQERIEAEKRKNAYQSAYAKADEASKALRREQINSIQAEDDSFVYGDDDDELLKSLERARKIALKEQDEEKKSALQVITLLATSTNDSPPDNHVSGDQQEEKVVLTEIEEFVWGLQIDEDAQKPDREDFFMEEDAVPDTSDHEMKDADVDWAEVKETAEVEMLAKEKEVLVPDETIHESAVGKGLAGALKLLKDRGTLKETIEWGGRNMDKKKSKLVGIYDNDGAKEILIERTDEYGRILTPKESFRLLSHKFHGKGPGKMKQEKRMRQYQEELKVKQMKNADTPSLSVERMREAQAKLQTPYLVLSGHVKPGQTIDPGSGFATVEKDLAGGLTPMLGNRKVEHFLNIKRKSEPGDAAAQKKPKP; this comes from the exons ATGAGGGTTGAAGATGACACTCCGACAAGGGAGAGGTGGACCGGAGACTATGATGATCAAGAAGGAAATGTGCCTGAGGAAAACCCAGATTTGGGTAAACAACGAAGCAAAGATAATAATAAGAACCATGGTCATAGGGAGGAGAAAGATTACAAAAGTAAGAGCTCGAAGGAAAGAGAGAAAGAGGATAAAGATTCAGCATCCAGTAAGATTAGAAGGAAGGACAGAGATGAGCGAGTAAAAGTTGAGGTTCGAGATAGAGTAATGGAGAAAGATGTTGATCGCGAAAAGCGCAGAGAAAAAGAGAGAGATAAAGAACGAGGGGATCGAGGAAAGGAAAAGAAGCTAGAGCGGAGGAGGGAGAATGATTTGGAGAGGGATGGTGATAGAGGAGGTGATACAGAGAGGGGACATGAGAAGATTAGAGACAAGGATAAAGACAGGGAAAAGGAAAGGGATAGAGCAAAAGATAAAGAGCGGGAAAAACAAAAAGACAGGGAGAGGGAAAAGGATAATGGCAGAGATAGGTTTAAAGAGGCAGATGAGAGAGACAAAGGGAAGGAGAAAAATAGAGAAAAAGAAAAGCAGACAGCTCAAGAGAAGGATAGGGTAAGAGAAAGAGGTAGGAGTGATCGTAGACAAAAGGATGGGGGTCGTGAAAGGAGCCAAGGTGTGGAGGAAGATATTGTTAATCATGTTCAAGATCATCAACCTACTACGGAGGTTAATAACCCTGATGATGAGAATGACTCCAAAATTCTCCAGCACCAACAGAATGCTGATGCTGAGCTCGTTGCTGCAGTACCTCTTGAATCTTCAAACTTGAAGGAACGCATTTCATT AATGAAAGCAGAAAGATTGAACAAGTCATCAGAAGGTGATTCTGAGGTTTCATCATGGGTGATTAGGAGCCGAAAAATCGAACAGAAAAGGATTTCTGAAAAAGAAAGAGCATTGCAGCTTTCTAAAGTATTTGAAGAGCAG GACAATATGAATGATGAAGAAAGCGACGATGAAAAAATAATGCAGCACACATCTG AAGATTTAGGTGGGGTCAAGATTCTTCATGGTCTCGATAAAGTACTTGAAGGTGGGGCAGTTGTCTTGACGCTCAAAGATCAGAACATACTTGTGGATAGCGACATCAATCAAG AGGTTGATACGCTTGAAAATGTGGAGATTGGTGAACAAAAACGAAGGGATGAAGCTTATAGGGCCGGGAAGAAGAAAACCGGTGTTTATGATGAGAA GTTCGACGATGAATCTGGTGGCCCGAAGAAAATGCTTCCGCAATATGATGATCCTGTCACAGAAGAG GGGATAACTCTTGATTCAAGTGGACGTTTCACTGGTGAAGCTGAAAGAAAATTGGAAGAG CTTCGAAAAAGAATTCAGGGGGTTCCTACTAGCAATCTAAGCGAAAATCTCAATTCAATTGGGAAAACGTCGACAGATTATTATACTGaagaagaaattataaaatttaaaaagccAAAGAAAAAGAAGTCCCTGAGGAAGAAGGTGAAGCTGGATATAGATGCCCTTGAAGCAGAGGCTATATCCTCTGGATTAGGTGCTGGAGATCTTGGTTCAAGAAGTGATGGGAGAATACAAAATCTTAGGGAGGAACAAGAGAGGATCGAggcagaaaaaagaaaaaatgctTACCAATCAGCATATGCTAAAGCAGATGAGGCTTCTAAAGCACTTCGACGGGAGCAAATCAATTCCATACAGGCAGAAGATGATAGTTTTGTATAcggtgatgatgatgatgaactcCTAAAATCATTGGAGAGGGCAAGAAAAATAGCCTTGAAAGAACaagatgaagaaaaaaaatctgCTCTACAGGTTATAACCCTTCTTGCTACTTCCACTAATGATTCCCCGCCTGACAATCATGTGTCTGGAGATCAACAAGAGGAGAAGGTTGTCTTAACAGAAATAGAAGAATTTGTCTGGGGTCTGCAGATTGATGAAG ATGCTCAAAAGCCTGACCGCGAAGATTTTTTCATGGAGGAAGATGCAGTACCAGATACCTCTGATCATGAAATGAAGGATGCAGATGTTGACTGGGCAGAGGTGAAAGAAACTGCAGAGGTCGAGATGCTAGCTAAGGAGAAAGAAGTGCTTGTTCCAGATGAAACAATTCATGAATCTGCTGTTGGGAAGGGTTTAGCTGGGGCTCTCAAACTTTTGAAAGATCGAGGAACACTCAAAGAAACTATTGAATGGGGTGGTCGAAACATGGACAAGAAAAAAAGCAAACTCGTTGGCATCTATGATAATGATGGAGCTAAGGAAATACTCATCGAGAGGACTGATGAGTATGGACGAATT TTGACACCAAAAGAATCTTTTCGGCTTCTTTCACATAAGTTCCATGGGAAGGGTCCTGGAAAAATGAAGCAAGAAAAGCGTATGCGGCAATACCAAGAGGAATTAAAAGTAAAGCAAATGAAAAATGCGGATACTCCATCTCTTTCAGTGGAGAGAATGAGGGAAGCTCAAGCTAAACTGCAAACACCGTATCTTGTATTGAGTGGGCATGTCAAACCAGG TCAAACAATTGATCCCGGAAGTGGCTTTGCAACAGTGGAGAAGGACCTTGCTGGAGGCTTAACCCCCATGCTTGGTAATAGGAAG GTTGAGCACTTTTTAAATATCAAACGCAAGTCTGAGCCAGGAGATGCAGCTGCCCAAAAGAAGCCTAAACCTTGA
- the LOC140891074 gene encoding galacturonokinase isoform X2: MILSVDEMQLPKNAIKLNNSGQQNGPGPGPGEECNWGNYARGALYALQKSGNHVKWGIIGFIYGAEGLDSSGLSSSAAVGVAYLLAFESSNNLTVDPEENIEYDRLIENEYLGLKNGILDQSAILLSSYGCLTCMNCKTKEHKLVRAPEMNSRCKIGMNKKLKILLAFSGLKQALTTNPGYNRRVAECQEAARILLQASGNQGVEPRLSNVESEVYEQHKCKLDPILAKRAEHYFSENNRVLNGFDSWASGNLEEFGKLISASGLSSIQNYECGSGPLIQLYEILAKAPGVYGARFSGAGFRGCCIAFVDANRALEAASFVEKEYTILQPKLASQINEGKVVLICDAGDCARVI, encoded by the exons ATGATTCTCAG CGTAGATGAAATGCAGCTGCCAAAGAATgctatcaaattaaataattcaggCCAACAAAATGGTCCTGGTCCTGGTCCTGGGGAGGAATGTAACTGGGGAAATTATGCTAGAGGAGCACTTTATGCTTTACAGAAGAGTGGCAACCATGTTAAATGG GGTATTATTGGATTTATTTATGGTGCTGAGGGGCTAGACAGTTCAGGCCTTAGTTCTTCTGCAGCT GTTGGTGTGGCATATCTGCTGGCTTTTGAAAGTTCAAATAACCTtacagttgacccagaagaaaaTATTGAATATGATAG GCTGATTGAAAATGAATATCTAGGATTGAAAAATGGCATACTCGATCAGTCAGCCATACTGCTTTCAAGCTATGGATGTTTAACTTGTATGAACTGCAAG ACCAAAGAACACAAACTCGTACGGGCTCCAGAAATGAATAGTCGATGTAAAATTGGGATGAACAAGAAACTCAAGATTTTGCTGGCATTTTCAGGCTTAAAGCAGGCATTGACAACTAATCCTGGATACAATCGACGAGTGGCAGAATGTCAAGAAGCTGCAAGAATTCTCCTTCA GGCTTCAGGAAATCAAGGAGTAGAGCCTCGATTATCAAACG TTGAGTCAGAAGTTTATGAACAACACAAG TGCAAATTGGATCCCATTCTTGCTAAAAGAGCAGAACACTATTTCTCAGAGAACAATCGAGTTTTAAATG GGTTTGACTCTTGGGCTTCTGGGAATCTTGAGGAATTTGGAAAACTAATCTCTGCATCCGGTTTGAGTTCTATACAGAACTACGAATGTG GTAGCGGACCGCTTATTCAGTTATACGAGATTCTGGCGAAGGCCCCAGGAGTGTATGGAGCTCGATTTAGTGGAGCAGGATTTCGGGGCTGCTGCATTGCATTTGTGGACGCTAATCGTGCCTTGGAAGCGGCATCATTTGTTGAGAAAGAGTATACGATTCTTCAGCCAAAGCTGGCTAGCCAGATCAACGAAGGCAAGGTTGTCTTGATATGTGATGCTGGTGATTGCGCTCGTGTAATTTGA
- the LOC140888466 gene encoding SART-1 family protein DOT2 isoform X2, with product MRVEDDTPTRERWTGDYDDQEGNVPEENPDLGKQRSKDNNKNHGHREEKDYKSKSSKEREKEDKDSASSKIRRKDRDERVKVEVRDRVMEKDVDREKRREKERDKERGDRGKEKKLERRRENDLERDGDRGGDTERGHEKIRDKDKDREKERDRAKDKEREKQKDREREKDNGRDRFKEADERDKGKEKNREKEKQTAQEKDRVRERGRSDRRQKDGGRERSQGVEEDIVNHVQDHQPTTEVNNPDDENDSKILQHQQNADAELVAAVPLESSNLKERISLMKAERLNKSSEGDSEVSSWVIRSRKIEQKRISEKERALQLSKVFEEQDNMNDEESDDEKIMQHTSDLGGVKILHGLDKVLEGGAVVLTLKDQNILVDSDINQEVDTLENVEIGEQKRRDEAYRAGKKKTGVYDEKFDDESGGPKKMLPQYDDPVTEEGITLDSSGRFTGEAERKLEELRKRIQGVPTSNLSENLNSIGKTSTDYYTEEEIIKFKKPKKKKSLRKKVKLDIDALEAEAISSGLGAGDLGSRSDGRIQNLREEQERIEAEKRKNAYQSAYAKADEASKALRREQINSIQAEDDSFVYGDDDDELLKSLERARKIALKEQDEEKKSALQVITLLATSTNDSPPDNHVSGDQQEEKVVLTEIEEFVWGLQIDEDAQKPDREDFFMEEDAVPDTSDHEMKDADVDWAEVKETAEVEMLAKEKEVLVPDETIHESAVGKGLAGALKLLKDRGTLKETIEWGGRNMDKKKSKLVGIYDNDGAKEILIERTDEYGRILTPKESFRLLSHKFHGKGPGKMKQEKRMRQYQEELKVKQMKNADTPSLSVERMREAQAKLQTPYLVLSGHVKPGQTIDPGSGFATVEKDLAGGLTPMLGNRKVEHFLNIKRKSEPGDAAAQKKPKP from the exons ATGAGGGTTGAAGATGACACTCCGACAAGGGAGAGGTGGACCGGAGACTATGATGATCAAGAAGGAAATGTGCCTGAGGAAAACCCAGATTTGGGTAAACAACGAAGCAAAGATAATAATAAGAACCATGGTCATAGGGAGGAGAAAGATTACAAAAGTAAGAGCTCGAAGGAAAGAGAGAAAGAGGATAAAGATTCAGCATCCAGTAAGATTAGAAGGAAGGACAGAGATGAGCGAGTAAAAGTTGAGGTTCGAGATAGAGTAATGGAGAAAGATGTTGATCGCGAAAAGCGCAGAGAAAAAGAGAGAGATAAAGAACGAGGGGATCGAGGAAAGGAAAAGAAGCTAGAGCGGAGGAGGGAGAATGATTTGGAGAGGGATGGTGATAGAGGAGGTGATACAGAGAGGGGACATGAGAAGATTAGAGACAAGGATAAAGACAGGGAAAAGGAAAGGGATAGAGCAAAAGATAAAGAGCGGGAAAAACAAAAAGACAGGGAGAGGGAAAAGGATAATGGCAGAGATAGGTTTAAAGAGGCAGATGAGAGAGACAAAGGGAAGGAGAAAAATAGAGAAAAAGAAAAGCAGACAGCTCAAGAGAAGGATAGGGTAAGAGAAAGAGGTAGGAGTGATCGTAGACAAAAGGATGGGGGTCGTGAAAGGAGCCAAGGTGTGGAGGAAGATATTGTTAATCATGTTCAAGATCATCAACCTACTACGGAGGTTAATAACCCTGATGATGAGAATGACTCCAAAATTCTCCAGCACCAACAGAATGCTGATGCTGAGCTCGTTGCTGCAGTACCTCTTGAATCTTCAAACTTGAAGGAACGCATTTCATT AATGAAAGCAGAAAGATTGAACAAGTCATCAGAAGGTGATTCTGAGGTTTCATCATGGGTGATTAGGAGCCGAAAAATCGAACAGAAAAGGATTTCTGAAAAAGAAAGAGCATTGCAGCTTTCTAAAGTATTTGAAGAGCAG GACAATATGAATGATGAAGAAAGCGACGATGAAAAAATAATGCAGCACACATCTG ATTTAGGTGGGGTCAAGATTCTTCATGGTCTCGATAAAGTACTTGAAGGTGGGGCAGTTGTCTTGACGCTCAAAGATCAGAACATACTTGTGGATAGCGACATCAATCAAG AGGTTGATACGCTTGAAAATGTGGAGATTGGTGAACAAAAACGAAGGGATGAAGCTTATAGGGCCGGGAAGAAGAAAACCGGTGTTTATGATGAGAA GTTCGACGATGAATCTGGTGGCCCGAAGAAAATGCTTCCGCAATATGATGATCCTGTCACAGAAGAG GGGATAACTCTTGATTCAAGTGGACGTTTCACTGGTGAAGCTGAAAGAAAATTGGAAGAG CTTCGAAAAAGAATTCAGGGGGTTCCTACTAGCAATCTAAGCGAAAATCTCAATTCAATTGGGAAAACGTCGACAGATTATTATACTGaagaagaaattataaaatttaaaaagccAAAGAAAAAGAAGTCCCTGAGGAAGAAGGTGAAGCTGGATATAGATGCCCTTGAAGCAGAGGCTATATCCTCTGGATTAGGTGCTGGAGATCTTGGTTCAAGAAGTGATGGGAGAATACAAAATCTTAGGGAGGAACAAGAGAGGATCGAggcagaaaaaagaaaaaatgctTACCAATCAGCATATGCTAAAGCAGATGAGGCTTCTAAAGCACTTCGACGGGAGCAAATCAATTCCATACAGGCAGAAGATGATAGTTTTGTATAcggtgatgatgatgatgaactcCTAAAATCATTGGAGAGGGCAAGAAAAATAGCCTTGAAAGAACaagatgaagaaaaaaaatctgCTCTACAGGTTATAACCCTTCTTGCTACTTCCACTAATGATTCCCCGCCTGACAATCATGTGTCTGGAGATCAACAAGAGGAGAAGGTTGTCTTAACAGAAATAGAAGAATTTGTCTGGGGTCTGCAGATTGATGAAG ATGCTCAAAAGCCTGACCGCGAAGATTTTTTCATGGAGGAAGATGCAGTACCAGATACCTCTGATCATGAAATGAAGGATGCAGATGTTGACTGGGCAGAGGTGAAAGAAACTGCAGAGGTCGAGATGCTAGCTAAGGAGAAAGAAGTGCTTGTTCCAGATGAAACAATTCATGAATCTGCTGTTGGGAAGGGTTTAGCTGGGGCTCTCAAACTTTTGAAAGATCGAGGAACACTCAAAGAAACTATTGAATGGGGTGGTCGAAACATGGACAAGAAAAAAAGCAAACTCGTTGGCATCTATGATAATGATGGAGCTAAGGAAATACTCATCGAGAGGACTGATGAGTATGGACGAATT TTGACACCAAAAGAATCTTTTCGGCTTCTTTCACATAAGTTCCATGGGAAGGGTCCTGGAAAAATGAAGCAAGAAAAGCGTATGCGGCAATACCAAGAGGAATTAAAAGTAAAGCAAATGAAAAATGCGGATACTCCATCTCTTTCAGTGGAGAGAATGAGGGAAGCTCAAGCTAAACTGCAAACACCGTATCTTGTATTGAGTGGGCATGTCAAACCAGG TCAAACAATTGATCCCGGAAGTGGCTTTGCAACAGTGGAGAAGGACCTTGCTGGAGGCTTAACCCCCATGCTTGGTAATAGGAAG GTTGAGCACTTTTTAAATATCAAACGCAAGTCTGAGCCAGGAGATGCAGCTGCCCAAAAGAAGCCTAAACCTTGA